The nucleotide sequence GGATGAGCTTCTGAAATGAGTAAATGAATAGGTTGagtgttttttgtctttagaaacttttatttttctgtttgcatCCTTTACATCCATTCTGAAGTCAAGCTGTaaaacaaagatgaaaaaaactCCTGATAGGGACGGAAACCTTAACCAATATCGAGTCATAAAAAAAGCttcattttaaaagataaaagaaaaagtaatgcaatgtagaaaaaaacaagacaacaacagaaataaaaacattgaacaaCTGCAACATTTAAAACCACACCACAATAGTGGACCTCCTGAATTGCAAATTAAAATAGTACAAATCATATATTTCCTCTATTTGTACCGCGTCTTTCTGTTACTTGTAGCTATTTCATATATTTTGTTCCCACAAGATCCTTCTTTGAAACTCAATTTATGGTGCATCACACAGTCCCACTGAAGTTAATGcattcataaataaattattccTTTTCCCAAAATGGAAACTACTGTAAACATTGAGAAGGATGTGCTGTTTTCTacctgaaaatgtaaataaataagaaatatttGGTCAAAAGTGAAACCACTTGTAAATTGTCTTTCAAATCAGAGgaacaaacttcttggttgaataaaaattatttcaggCCTACATCTGTCAGAAGCATGAATAATTTAAAGAGTAATCCCACAACAAAGCTCAAAAGCAAAACTAAAGAAAACCTCAAAATACgcatgttttaaatttctaCAAACGGCATTATATAACGCATTTTAGAGAGACTTAATCTAGGCTGCTGTTTTTGTTGCACTTAAACAATGGTAAAGTTTAAAGTTAACCCTAGAAGAGAAGTGGGAGGTCCTAATATTTTCTCCTAAGGTTAACTCaactatcaaaaaataaaaaataaagagtcCAGAAGTAATGAAACTGCAGTGGCTCATCTTTGAGATAATGACTTTTTCTTGCTAAGATTGTCAGCGTATTACAGggcaaagaaatacaaaatacaaagtCACTTAGTGCatcattacagaaaaaaaaatttaaactacTCAGCAAATTTGCAAAAACCATTATATGTGACCGTTccccataaataaaatgtttcaaattcagcAGGATCTTAGGTATAAAACCTGAAAACGTTtccattaacaaaaaaaaaatattataattcaAGGCTCAGTTTGAAGTCAAGATGATCTGAGAGTCACTTATTTCATGACCTGATAGAAGAAAAGGACAGTGACGACGAGGAAGCCGAGAACCCACCAATAGGAATCTGGAGTGGgacaaaacacaacagcaaaggtctttattttaaaacactgaagactaatgggcaaaaaaatacaaaagctaTAATCAATGTTCTTGAAATAGGTGAAAATCAAGAGAGATTTAAAGTTTTTTGGAAATGTGATCAGTTTTTAGGAGGTTTATGTTAAACATCGGATGCTCAAACAGAGAGTTTGGTCACCATTTTaaagtcagtttttttcttgcacTGAACATGATCTAAACAGCCTATCAGGCACATCTGACTGGATTGTTTTACGCTCCTGTTTTACttagattttttaatttaatgcttATATCAATAAGTGAATAAAAGTATATGGTATATTAATCAGATGTGGTTGTGGTTTACCTGGTTGGGGACTTTCGACTACTATGCTGACGTAGAGTGGCTCATCCATTGCTGGGTGGGACACCTTGCAGGTGATCTTGGTTCCTGGAGAAAAACTCGGGGGGATGGTTATGTGAGAGGACAGAGAAAACGTCCCATCGCCATGCTGCCGATGACTGCTCAGAGAGCCCTGATTCGGAAAGAGTTTTGGCTCGCTTTCTGTTGGAGGGAGGAAAAACCACTCCATCTGAAAGGTGAGGAAGAGCAAAAAAATTATCAGGGagtaactcttttttttattagttcaCTTGGAGCTCAAAGGGAAACAAACCATTAAATGCAGAAGagtgtgtaattttatttaagACAAACTAGTGTTCATCTGTAAGAATAAATTCCAAAGTTGTTCTCTtgatctttaaaacaaaacaaacactacTCATGGTCAAGCAGCATCAGGgcattttaaagaaatactttTTGAAGATAATGCTGTGTTTTACCTTcaataactgttttatttatttatttatttatttattttattgggggAAGGAAAACCATCTTATCCCCTTCAATTATGtttatgtgacaaaaaaaaaggaattctcttttagggttaaaaaaaaaaaagtcaagtttcATCTGAACCAATCATgaatgtaaaagtaaaagtttagTAATTTTGCAAATTGAAGAATGaggatttgtgtgtgttttgtgcacTAAAGTACTTTAACCCTTGTGTGGTGTTCATATTGTTGTTACTCAGCCAATGTTCGTGGGTCTGGTGGACCCGTTGCATTTTGGGCTTTTTAATGCCTCACAATCAAAcacttttatgtaaaaatactcaACAAATGTTACTTCATCCCAATTTCAAgttgtataaacaaaatatttggttatttaaaacataataaagcaaaataattataataaaagtcATGATAGGAGTGGAAACAAATTTACACATGAAGCAAGATTTTTCCAAAACTGACTTTTAGTTCTTTGAACTCAGAAATTTAACCCATTCAGGTGCACAACACAAGCTATATGAACACATAGTATACCTATCAGTCAAGACAACGCATCAGCCCCATGACCTTTAGCCAATGGCCTGTACAACACGTGAGGGGCAGAGTTTTACTGTGTGTTGCAGACATACTTTTTGCACTTGATGCAtctatgttgttttttctctccatctttcaCACTTTGCACTGATTCTTCTTGTTGCCAAACATGTACTGGAACAGCATCACACTTACTTCAGGCTCTGCAGATTTTGGTTCTATAGGTTGGGTGGATAGGGCACAAGCATTCTCCCCCTGAATCATCCTCATTTGGCACATAGGATATCAGGGTTGTGTAACCTGTGTGTGCAAACTTGGAAGACTTGACTGGATTTTTGACCCGAAAACTCCAGGAAGTATAAGAACTCCGAAGTAGCCATGTAAATGGATTTGGCCCATTTCCTTCCACCTCTCTCCAAAAACACGTCTTCCTTCTAAATTGGTGCAGTCAAGAATAATTTTCTGGATGGAATCTGGgatgaaaagctgaaaagaagACTTCATGTCCTGTGTGTGAGTTACTGCCATTTGTGTTGGTCCTGGTTGCATCCTTATCACATTGGTAGCCTACGGGGTGACTCTTTTCTTGGGCGAGACCATTCAATTTCAAAATTTGACTTCCATATTTCCTCACTTATTCCATGCTGACTGTCTTGTTCTTTCTTGTTCTTGGCCTTGTGGCTGGCTGCTGACGGCCTGGTGACTTGTCTTCATTTTGGAACTGGCTGATGCTCAATCTCGTCATGCGTCAGAGTCACTGTCAGACTCTGAATTTTCAGAAATGCTATCCTCAAATTCTGAAACCTCTTCTTTTGAATCTTATCCCTCTACATTATCATCAAAAACTTCTCTCTCTTCCAAAATCAGTTCCAGTGCCCTCTGTGCATAGTATATTTTGACCACCTTGATCGGTTGTTATAAGAAACCACCCTATCAAAGCTATATTTATACTCTATCTACTACATTTGTAGCAGAAAGAGTGTGAGAAACTAAAGACTAccacaaaacagaaagttaaatgtgcccagacaggaggaggaaagagTGTTGTGTACACAGAACATCAGCATCCACACTTCAATTAGCCCCGGGTCCAGTGGACCCggacatcttatatgtaatagAAATGTGTAGGGGGGGTGTACGACGTGTACTCATTAAAATCGTTTTCTGATATATGTTCTTCACACAAAATGAGCCAAGGCCAGTGAATTTGAGTTTGAAAAATTAATTGATCGTatcatttttctttcagtaaaaaatgaaaacgggTCCCACAGACCCGAACACCACATAAGGGTTAAAGTTTTAACAGTGTAATCATCATAAGTAACACAAGGGGGCGCAATATCTTCATCCAAATCTGGAGtcaaaaaataattaactataataaataataactatAACTATAATCACTGAAATTGTATCATGGAAACCTTCCTTTACACAACGGAAAGTGGAAATTCAAGAAATAGTTCCTCTCCAGTAAAAATGTGCGGCTCAGACCGCGATGCGTCGGACATTAATATCCGTCTTTTCATGTACACACGCAGGCTCAAAAGCAGAGCATATATAAATCTCCACTTTGACCGGAGTTTTTAGGATAATTCATTTTAAGGGATGTATAACGCCGTTTATGTGTGGCTGAAAGGCATACCCACataaaaatgtcttgtttttcccAGATATTCTGCCACGTGTGGACTTGGcctgaatcgtcttgttacagaaaagtgacaaactttgccttgtcttgcctttTTATTATATGTAATTTACTTTCTGAAGTTGATCTAATGTTTAGGGACTTCTTGATATCAATCCAAGCATATCTTACGATTTCCCAGGAATGTAAATATGATGAGACCCCGACGGCTACTTCTCTTAGCTGCTCTTCAAGATGGGAAAGACATGAAAACATGTCATTCAAGTAAGGCAGACAGCTGGAGCTGTGACTAACAAGGCTGAATAAGGATGAACATAATTTATCTTGCCATTACGTACAGGGAGGACCAGGATTAAGGAGCTAAAATACAGCGTCAATTTTTCAGCATTTGAGATTTTACTACTTCGATGGATTTACTTTAaggtttttttcacacatttttaacaGCCAGTAAACGTCAGCGCTTTTCACTGAGCTGATTAATGTACAAATTACCtttgtgcacagaaataaacATATGTACATTCTTATAACTGTGCAGGTAATTTTATAATTAACTAGGTTATGTATTAACAGCAGTGGGACTGTTTTGAGtgataatgtctttttttatttccagtcaTAAACAGCTACAACCTGAAAGTGTAAACGGTGTATTCAGAACTTTTGTTCACTGTTTTTCTCTCGGGTAAAACTAAATTCCTGGACAAATCTAAATGTTGTATCTTTGTGCCTGATGCTGGTTGAGTCTGAAACATTGCATTAAGTTAGACGGCTTTGTTTTACAGGCGTGAAtttatttaagatatttttgagctgagaaaacaaaaagagcagcTTCGTTGAATGatagtttatatttatttgaggAACGtaagacaaacaaaacattaagataacaataaatatttataatgcaaacaaaatatacaaattctgcttttaacaatttatttcagtaacacaTTTACATTGTCAGATTTTCATACTAATCAAGTTATTTTGGAGGTTATTTTAAAGGATTCAAATTTACCAGACTTGTTAATTACATCTAAAAACCCAGTTACTGACCTGTGTGTCTAGTGGATAGTATTTAGCGCAATGACAGCTCAACGTCTGTGGAGAACTTTTCTGCAGAATCAGCTTCTCCTCTGACAGAGAAACCTGCGGTGGTTCTGGGAAGAAATTCAACGAGGGGAAACGTTATATAGTAAACAAAAGAAGGTCTTTGATGGATCCTTAAAATAGCAGAAAGATCAGATTAGAGGGAAACGTACGAACGATATGGAGCTGGATGACCTGCTGGGCGTGGAAATTACCCAGATTGACGGTACAGATGTAGGTTCCTTCATCTCCAACCTTCAGCTCCGTCAGACTCATGGAGACGTTCCCCTCCCTGAGGGCCTGAGCAGCATCCACGCTGGAGCCTTTCCTCTCACCATGAACTATACGGACAGAAAATCAGAGACGTAATTGATATCTGTGGCAACTTACTACAGCAAACCTAAAGGGACAAACTTGGATCTGGAGGTTTATGtggaagttaattttttttttagtaactgtgaataataattttGATTTGAAAACTCCCAGAACCGCTTTTTGCTGTTACCCTGTTAGTAGAGGGAAAAGATTAGCTAACCATCTCCAACACATTTTAGTGGTTGCACTATTTTTATATAATCTTAACTTGAAAAAGGAGGATGTGGTAGAGTACCGTAGATGTGATGGCTGCAGGATGTCACTATAATGTTGCAGTTTGCAGCAAGAAATCAGAAAACcactggatttatttatttattaccttCATACAGTGTGTGTTCATACAGTAGTACAGGCGTCTTCAATCCCTGTCCTCCGGGTTTATTGTCCTGGAACGgttagatgtgtccctgatccaacacacctgagtcaaataaccaggtcatcagcaggactctggagaacttgactgaaCACTGAGGAggaaattcagccatttgattcaggtgtgctggaccAGGGATgcgtctaaaagctgcaggacaccaggCATCGAGGACAGGAATCGAGGACCACTGCAAtagttattttgcatttctattGTAAGtaatagttaaaaaaagaaaagaaggcttataaacttttttttgtatttttgaagGGTTATGTGAGGTGATAGGAAGAGGTTTTCAGTAGgatcagtggttctcaaatgttttctgttgtgccttttgaagaatgaaaaatattcagccacccatcccaaaaaaaaaacgggttaaacatgtaacttttattgttcTCTGTGTTAATGCAGTGAAGccgttttaattattaattttagctagcatacacacactcacaggtCCTTTTTGCCAATTAATATAGtgcatgcatgtttttggaATGTGAGAAAAGGACAGCTTCTCTGAAGGGAACccacaaatacaaatatttggGCTCAGGGTTGTCATTGAGCTACAGCTGCTACACTGTGTGCTCCATTGTATGGTAATCAATAAAGCCTTTAAAATTTAGAatagcaaaataaatatataacataGAGATGATAGCAACTTATATGTATCTTAATAGTTTTGTTATTTATACcctttgcaataaaatgtatatttttttgtatacaaactgaaaatcacatttaaatccTTCAGGGGGCCTATGATGTGCATAAATCGGTCGATTCTGTGGTTCACTCTTTATAATACCCACCTACAGTGGCTCCTTCTGTGTTGTCTAGTTCCCTCTTCATTTCCAGCACTTTCCTGCCTTTTCCTCTGTGCTGCAGACGCCATTCAAGGCCAACCTCTGGTGCTAAAGACGTCTCCTCCTGCTTGAAGCCGCAGTTGAGGAGAACGTCTCCTCTTAGAGGAGCGGATACTGAATTTATGTTGGAAAACACCAGGAATATCACTGTGACACAAAAGGGTAACGAAAGCATGTTACTATGAAGGAAGAACGTCTctagaaaagaaataaatatgttatggTTTTCTTGTTTGGTCCAACCTTTAGTCTGCAGAGTCCCTGACTGGCTGAGAGGTAAACTgagtttgttttgtgttagaGTTGACTGATCTTTTTCGACTGGCAATGTCTGCAGAATAAGCGACGTGCTGATGTCAAGTCCTTCCACGCTGAGAGAAACCATGAAATACGCTGGATCAGATCTTTCCGGAAGTCCTCGAGGAGCGTAACGACTT is from Fundulus heteroclitus isolate FHET01 chromosome 3, MU-UCD_Fhet_4.1, whole genome shotgun sequence and encodes:
- the tapbpl gene encoding tapasin-related protein translates to MIEVLFFGCFLTFVNADGVADVVLSCSLVEEGAGLGGMGGGALFTRTPATLVLRDIPVGPDESLDTLTPFVPPSVPDPDLILFENKVSSAEIPNAVMLLHADCNELEVMCEISRYAPRGLPERSDPAYFMVSLSVEGLDISTSLILQTLPVEKDQSTLTQNKLSLPLSQSGTLQTKVIFLVFSNINSVSAPLRGDVLLNCGFKQEETSLAPEVGLEWRLQHRGKGRKVLEMKRELDNTEGATVVHGERKGSSVDAAQALREGNVSMSLTELKVGDEGTYICTVNLGNFHAQQVIQLHIVQPPQVSLSEEKLILQKSSPQTLSCHCAKYYPLDTQMEWFFLPPTESEPKLFPNQGSLSSHRQHGDGTFSLSSHITIPPSFSPGTKITCKVSHPAMDEPLYVSIVVESPQPDSYWWVLGFLVVTVLFFYQVMK